A stretch of DNA from Leptospira kirschneri serovar Cynopteri str. 3522 CT:
TTCTGTAGTTGTCCAATTCCCTTTGGAAGAGTTTTAAGTTGGTTATAATTCAATTCCAACCGTTGTAAATTCTGTAGTTTTCCGATTTCTTTAGGAAGAGTTGTAAATTGGTTATAACGCAAATACAACGTTTGCAAGTTCTTTAATTGTCCGATTTCGTTAGGAAGAATTGTGAGTTGGTTAGAACCCAAATACAACGATTGCAAATTCTGTAGTTGTCCTATTTCGTTAGGAAGAGTTGTGAGTCGGTTAGTACTCAAATACAACGATTGTAAATTCTGTAGTTGTCCAATTTCGTTAGGAAGAGCTGTAAGTTGGTTAGAACCCAAATACAACGATTGCAAGTTCTTTAATTGTCCGATTTCGTTAGGAAGAGCTGTAAGTTGGTTATAACCCAAATTCAACGTTTGAAGATTCTTTAGTTGTCCGATTTCCTTAGGAATAGTTTTGAATTGGTTATGAGTCAACTCCAACACTCGCAAATTCTTTAATTGTCCTATTTCGTTGGGAAGAGTAGTGAGTTGGTTAGAACCCAAATACAACTCTTTCAAATTCTCTGCAAGTTCTGTAGTTGTCCAATTCCCTTTGGAAGAGTTTTAAGTTGGTTATAATTCAATTCCAACCGTTGTAAATTCTGTAGTTTTCCGATTTCTTTAGGAAGAGTTGTAAATTGGTTATAACGCAAATACAACGTTTGCAAGTTCTTTAATTGTCCGATTTCGTTAGGAAGAATTGTGAGTTGGTTAGAACCCAAATACAACGATTGCAAATTCTGTAGTTGTCCTATTTCGTTAGGAAGAGTTGTGAGTCGGTTAGTACTCAAATACAACGATTGTAAATTCTGTAGTTGTCCAATTTCGTTAGGAAGAGCTGTAAGTTGGTTAGAACCCAAATACAACGATTGCAAGTTCTTTAATTGTCCGATTTCGTTAGGAAGAGCTGTAAGTTGGTTATAACCCAAATTCAACGTTTGAAGATTCTTTAGTTGTCCGATTTCCTTAGGAATAGTTTTGAATTGGTTATGAGTCAACTCCAACACTCGCAAATTCTTTAATTGTCCTATTTCGTTAGGAAGAGTAGTGAGTTGGTTAGAACCCAAATACAACTCTTTCAAATTCTCTAATTTCTCAACTTCCTTAGGAAGAATTGTAAATTGGTTATCATACAAATTCAACTTTCGCAAGTTCTTCAATTGCCCAATTTCCTTAGGAAGAATTGTGAGTTGGTTCTTATTCAAATTCAACTCTTGTAAATTTTTCAATTTTCCGATTTCCTTAGGAAGAGT
This window harbors:
- a CDS encoding leucine-rich repeat domain-containing protein, producing the protein MKELYLGSNQLTTLPNEIGQLKNLRVLELTHNQFKTIPKEIGQLKNLQTLNLGYNQLTALPNEIGQLKNLQSLYLGSNQLTALPNEIGQLQNLQSLYLSTNRLTTLPNEIGQLQNLQSLYLGSNQLTILPNEIGQLKNLQTLYLRYNQFTTLPKEIGKLQNLQRLELNYNQLKTLPKGIGQLQNLQWLDLGYNQFTILPEEIGKLKNLQELYLRDNQLTTIPEEIGQLQNLQELYLRDNQLTTIPEEIGQLQNLQELYLRDNQLTTIPEEIGQLQNLQELYLRDNQLSSEEKERIRKLLPKCQIYFE
- a CDS encoding leucine-rich repeat domain-containing protein; this encodes TLPKEIGKLKNLQELNLNKNQLTILPKEIGQLKNLRKLNLYDNQFTILPKEVEKLENLKELYLGSNQLTTLPNEIGQLKNLRVLELTHNQFKTIPKEIGQLKNLQTLNLGYNQLTALPNEIGQLKNLQSLYLGSNQLTALPNEIGQLQNLQSLYLSTNRLTTLPNEIGQLQNLQSLYLGSNQLTILPNEIGQLKNLQTLYLRYNQFTTLPKEIGKLQNLQRLELNYNQLKTLPKGIGQLQNLQRI